In one Balaenoptera ricei isolate mBalRic1 chromosome 20, mBalRic1.hap2, whole genome shotgun sequence genomic region, the following are encoded:
- the TRIM47 gene encoding E3 ubiquitin-protein ligase TRIM47, which produces MDGSGPFSCPICLEPLREPVTLPCGHNFCLACLGALWPHRGAGGAGGPGGTARCPLCQEPFPDGLQLRKNHTLSELLQLRQGSGPGPGPGPGPARAPEPVAPSAPPSAPEPSAPCAPEPWPAGEEPVRCDACPEGAALPAALSCLSCFASFCPAHLGPHERSPALRGHRLVPPLRRLEESLCPRHLRPLERYCRAERVCLCEACAAQEHRGHELVPLEEERALQEAEQPKVLSAVEDRMDELGAGIAQSRRTVALIKSAAVAERERVSRLFAEAAAVLQGFQTEVLAFIDEGEATLLGRSQGDLRRQEEQCSRLSRARRNLSQVPEADSVSFLQELLALRLALEEGCGPGPGPPRELSFTKSSQAVQVVRDGLASACTSQWEQLQGLGSDEDGLQKPGTEADAESQDPESTNSLESEAPRDYFLKFAYIVDLDSDTADKFLQLFGTKGVKRVLCPINYPESPTRFTHCEQVLGEGALDRGTYYWEVEIIEGWVSVGVMAEDFSPQEPYDRGRLGRNAHSCCLQWNGRSFSVWFHGLEVLLPQPFSPTVGICLEYADRALAFYAVRDGKMSLLRRLKSSRARRCGTPASPVDPFQSRLDSHFAELFTHRLKPAFFLESVDAHLQIGPLKKSCISVLKRR; this is translated from the exons ATGGACGGCAGCGGCCCCTTCAGCTGCCCCATCTGCCTGGAGCCGCTCCGGGAGCCAGTGACGCTGCCCTGCGGCCACAACTTCTGCCTCGCCTGCCTGGGCGCGCTGTGGCCGCACCGCGGCGCGGGTGGCGCCGGCGGGCCGGGAGGCACGGCCCGCTGCCCGCTGTGCCAGGAGCCCTTCCCCGACGGCCTGCAGCTCCGCAAGAACCACACGCTGTCCGAGCTGCTGCAGCTCCGCCAGGGCTCGGGCCCggggcccggccccggccccggcccggcccgggcCCCCGAGCCGGTGGCGCCCAGTGCGCCGCCCAGCGCCCCGGAGCCGTCGGCTCCCTGCGCGCCGGAGCCGTGGCCGGCGGGCGAAGAGCCGGTGCGCTGCGACGCGTGCCCCGAGGGCGCCGCCCTACCCGCCGCGctctcctgcctctcctgctTCGCCTCCTTCTGCCCCGCGCACCTAGGCCCGCACGAGCGCAGCCCCGCGCTGCGCGGACACCGCCTGGTGCCGCCGCTGCGCCGGCTGGAGGAGAGCCTGTGTCCGCGCCACCTGCGGCCGCTCGAGCGCTACTGCCGCGCGGAGCGAGTGTGCCTGTGTGAGGCCTGTGCCGCCCAGGAGCACCGGGGCCACGAGCTCGTGCCGCTGGAGGAGGAGCGCGCGCTCCAGGAG GCCGAGCAGCCCAAAGTCCTGAGCGCTGTGGAGGACCGCATGGACGAGCTGGGAGCGGGCATCGCACAGTCCCGGCGCACGGTGGCCCTCATCAAG AGTGCAGCCGTGGCAGAGCGGGAAAGGGTGAGCCGGCTGTTTGCCGAGGCTGCGGCCGTCCTGCAGGGGTTTCAGACAGAGGTGCTGGCCTTCATCGACGAGGGGGAGGCGACCCTGCTGGGCCGCTCCCAGGGCGACCTGCGGCGGCAGGAGGAACAGTGCAGCCGGCTCAGCCGGGCCCGCCGCAACCTCAGTCAGGTCCCTGAAGCCGACTCGGTCAGCTTCCTGCAG GAGCTCCTGGCGCTCAGGCTGGCCCTGGAGGAGGGATGCGGCCCTGGGCCCGGGCCCCCAAGGGAGCTCAGCTTCACCAAGTCATCCCAGGCCGTGCAGGTGGTACGAGACGGCCTGGCTTCAGCCTGCACCAGCCAGTGGGAGCAGCTGCAGGGGCTGGGCAGCGACGAGGACGGGCTGCAGAAGCCAGGCACGGAAG CAGATGCTGAGTCCCAGGACCCCGAAAGCACCAACAGCCTGGAGAGTGAGGCTCCCAGGGATTACTTCCTCAAGT TTGCCTACATTGTGGACCTGGACAGCGACACGGCAGACAAGTTCCTGCAGCTGTTTGGAACCAAGGGTGTGAAGAGGGTGCTGTGTCCCATCAACTACCCCGAGTCTCCCACCCGCTTCACCCACTGCGAGCAGGTGCTGGGCGAGGGCGCCCTGGACCGGGGCACCTACTACTGGGAGGTGGAGATCATTGAGGGCTGGGTCAGCGTGGGAGTCATGGCCGAAGACTTCTCCCCGCAAGAGCCCTACGACCGGGGCCGGCTTGGACGCAATGCTCACTCCTGCTGCCTGCAGTGGAATGGACGCAGCTTCTCCGTCTGGTTCCACGGGCTGGAGgtgctcctgccccagcccttctCGCCCACCGTCGGGATCTGCCTGGAATATGCTGACCGAGCCCTGGCCTTCTACGCCGTGCGGGATGGCAAGATGAGCCTTCTGCGGAGGCTGAAGTCCTCCCGGGCCCGCCGGTGTGGCACCCCAGCCTCCCCGGTTGACCCCTTCCAGAGCCGCCTGGACAGCCACTTTGCGGAGCTCTTCACACACAGGCTCAAGCCCGCCTTCTTCCTGGAGAGCGTGGATGCCCATCTGCAGATCGGGCCCCTCAAGAAGTCCTGCATATCCGTGCTGAAGAGGAGgtga
- the TRIM65 gene encoding E3 ubiquitin-protein ligase TRIM65 isoform X3 has product MGSQARSRRRRVERARWEWRLVGAEEGLSSSSSQAGHGSARRTRTRAPAVPLRGPGLPPARLGPPAAAMASQSMEDWLTCAICLGLYQDPVTLLCGHNFCWACIRDCWGRWEKVCPECRAPFPDSAELRRNVALSGVLEELRARPAPGPGPDPGPGPDPGPGPGPGPGACCPRHGRPLELFCRTEGLCVCSVCTVRECRLHERTLLDAERREREAQLRATLEVAQQQATQAESQLQELQQRSSQIQSSACTLTSVISGKFDRLLQALEMQRDLALRDIEVAKTQALEQARDEKQRLQGHLEALSCCDHRIRNLLEQLDDRTFLQESQLLAPPGPLGPLTLPPWDEDQQLGGLKESLSQLCALLLEEGGHPGAPAEAADLGSMDYRNLTFDPVSANRHFCLSQQDRRVKHCRKPQGPDGPGSFELWQVQCAQSFQAGRHYWEVRASSHSVTLGVAYSELTRRKLGPHTDNIGRGPSSWGLCIQEDSAQAWHNGEARRLPGVSGRLLGVDLDLTSGCLTFYSLEPETQSLYTFHAIFTRPLYPVFWLLEGRTLTLCHRPEAKLPPGLQEEASGLS; this is encoded by the exons ATGGGAAGCCAAGCCCGCAGCCGTCGGCGCAGGGTGGAGCGGGCGCGCTGGGAGTGGCGGTTGGTCGGGGCGGAAGAAGGGCTGTCAAGTTCGTCTTCCCAGGCGGGTCATGGCTCCGCCCGCCGCACCCGCACCCGGGCGCCGGCGGTCCCTTTAAGAGGCCCCGGCCTTCCGCCCGCGCGCCTAGGGCCGCCCGCCGCCGCCATGGCTTCGCAGAGTATGGAGGACTGGCTGACCTGTGCCATCTGCCTGGGGCTCTACCAGGACCCGGTGACGCTGCTCTGCGGCCACAACTTCTGCTGGGCCTGTATCCGGGACTGCTGGGGCCGCTGGGAGAAGGTGTGCCCCGAGTGCCGGGCGCCCTTCCCCGACAGCGCCGAGCTGCGCCGCAACGTGGCTCTGAGCGGCGTGCTGGAGGAGCTGCGCGCCCGGCCGgcgcccggccccggccccgaccccggccccggccccgaccccggccccggccccggccccggccccggcgcgTGCTGCCCCCGGCACGGGAGGCCGCTCGAACTTTTCTGCCGCACCGAGGGCCTCTGCGTGTGCAGCGTGTGTACCGTGCGCGAGTGTCGCCTCCACGAGCGGACGCTGCTGGACGCGGAGCGCCGGGAGCGCGAG GCCCAGCTGAGAGCCACACTGGAGGTCGCCCAGCAGCAGGCCACCCAGGCTGAGAGCCAGCTACAGGAGCTGCAGCAGCGAAGCAGCCAGATCCAG AGCTCAGCCTGCACGCTGACCTCCGTGATCTCTGGCAAGTTCGACCGCCTGCTGCAGGCCCTGGAGATGCAGCGGGACTTGGCTCTGAGGGACATCGAGGTGGCCAAGACACAGGCGCTGGAACAGGCCCGGGACGAGAAACAGCGACTGCAGGGCCACCTGGAGGCTTTGTCTTGCTGTGACCACAGGATTCGCAACCTCCTGGAGCAACTGGATGACCGGACCTTCCTCCAG GAATCACAGCTCCTGGCGCCCCCAGGCCCTCTAGGGCCACTGACTCTCCCGCCTTGGGACGAAGATCAGCAGCTTGGTGGCCTGAAGGAGTCACTGAGCCAGCTGTGTGCCCTCCTCCTGGAAGAGGGGGGCCACCCCGGAGCACCAGCCGAGGCTGCTGACTTGGGCTCCATGG ATTATCGCAACCTGACCTTCGACCCCGTCAGCGCCAACCGTCACTTCTGCCTGTCTCAGCAGGACCGGCGGGTAAAGCACTGTCGCAAGCCCCAGGGCCCAGATGGGCCGGGCAGCTTCGAGCTCTGGCAGGTGCAGTGTGCCCAGAGCTTCCAGGCCGGGCGGCACTACTGGGAGGTGCGTGCGTCCAGCCACTCGGTGACGCTGGGCGTCGCCTACTCGGAACTGACGAGGCGCAAGCTGGGGCCCCACACGGACAACATCGGCCGCGGGCCCAGCTCCTGGGGGCTCTGCATTCAGGAGGACAGCGCCCAGGCCTGGCACAACGGGGAGGCCCGGCGCCTCCCAGGGGTATCAGGGCGGCTCCTGGGCGTGGATTTGGACCTGACCTCTGGCTGCCTCACCTTCTACAGCCTGGAGCCCGAGACCCAATCCTTGTATACCTTCCATGCCATCTTCACCCGGCCCCTCTACCCCGTATTCTGGCTCCTCGAGGGTAGGACCCTGACCCTGTGCCATCGGCCCGAGGCCAAGCTCCCTCCAGGGCTCCAGGAAGAGGCCTCAGGGCTCAGCTGA
- the TRIM65 gene encoding E3 ubiquitin-protein ligase TRIM65 isoform X1, giving the protein MGSQARSRRRRVERARWEWRLVGAEEGLSSSSSQAGHGSARRTRTRAPAVPLRGPGLPPARLGPPAAAMASQSMEDWLTCAICLGLYQDPVTLLCGHNFCWACIRDCWGRWEKVCPECRAPFPDSAELRRNVALSGVLEELRARPAPGPGPDPGPGPDPGPGPGPGPGACCPRHGRPLELFCRTEGLCVCSVCTVRECRLHERTLLDAERREREAQLRATLEVAQQQATQAESQLQELQQRSSQIQSSACTLTSVISGKFDRLLQALEMQRDLALRDIEVAKTQALEQARDEKQRLQGHLEALSCCDHRIRNLLEQLDDRTFLQESQLLAPPGPLGPLTLPPWDEDQQLGGLKESLSQLCALLLEEGGHPGAPAEAADLGSMEAPGPLAPVPSLICPRRRKLWQNYRNLTFDPVSANRHFCLSQQDRRVKHCRKPQGPDGPGSFELWQVQCAQSFQAGRHYWEVRASSHSVTLGVAYSELTRRKLGPHTDNIGRGPSSWGLCIQEDSAQAWHNGEARRLPGVSGRLLGVDLDLTSGCLTFYSLEPETQSLYTFHAIFTRPLYPVFWLLEGRTLTLCHRPEAKLPPGLQEEASGLS; this is encoded by the exons ATGGGAAGCCAAGCCCGCAGCCGTCGGCGCAGGGTGGAGCGGGCGCGCTGGGAGTGGCGGTTGGTCGGGGCGGAAGAAGGGCTGTCAAGTTCGTCTTCCCAGGCGGGTCATGGCTCCGCCCGCCGCACCCGCACCCGGGCGCCGGCGGTCCCTTTAAGAGGCCCCGGCCTTCCGCCCGCGCGCCTAGGGCCGCCCGCCGCCGCCATGGCTTCGCAGAGTATGGAGGACTGGCTGACCTGTGCCATCTGCCTGGGGCTCTACCAGGACCCGGTGACGCTGCTCTGCGGCCACAACTTCTGCTGGGCCTGTATCCGGGACTGCTGGGGCCGCTGGGAGAAGGTGTGCCCCGAGTGCCGGGCGCCCTTCCCCGACAGCGCCGAGCTGCGCCGCAACGTGGCTCTGAGCGGCGTGCTGGAGGAGCTGCGCGCCCGGCCGgcgcccggccccggccccgaccccggccccggccccgaccccggccccggccccggccccggccccggcgcgTGCTGCCCCCGGCACGGGAGGCCGCTCGAACTTTTCTGCCGCACCGAGGGCCTCTGCGTGTGCAGCGTGTGTACCGTGCGCGAGTGTCGCCTCCACGAGCGGACGCTGCTGGACGCGGAGCGCCGGGAGCGCGAG GCCCAGCTGAGAGCCACACTGGAGGTCGCCCAGCAGCAGGCCACCCAGGCTGAGAGCCAGCTACAGGAGCTGCAGCAGCGAAGCAGCCAGATCCAG AGCTCAGCCTGCACGCTGACCTCCGTGATCTCTGGCAAGTTCGACCGCCTGCTGCAGGCCCTGGAGATGCAGCGGGACTTGGCTCTGAGGGACATCGAGGTGGCCAAGACACAGGCGCTGGAACAGGCCCGGGACGAGAAACAGCGACTGCAGGGCCACCTGGAGGCTTTGTCTTGCTGTGACCACAGGATTCGCAACCTCCTGGAGCAACTGGATGACCGGACCTTCCTCCAG GAATCACAGCTCCTGGCGCCCCCAGGCCCTCTAGGGCCACTGACTCTCCCGCCTTGGGACGAAGATCAGCAGCTTGGTGGCCTGAAGGAGTCACTGAGCCAGCTGTGTGCCCTCCTCCTGGAAGAGGGGGGCCACCCCGGAGCACCAGCCGAGGCTGCTGACTTGGGCTCCATGG AGGCCCCAGGTCCCCTGGCACCAGTCCCGAGCCTCATTTGTCCACGGAGGAGGAAACTCTGGCAGA ATTATCGCAACCTGACCTTCGACCCCGTCAGCGCCAACCGTCACTTCTGCCTGTCTCAGCAGGACCGGCGGGTAAAGCACTGTCGCAAGCCCCAGGGCCCAGATGGGCCGGGCAGCTTCGAGCTCTGGCAGGTGCAGTGTGCCCAGAGCTTCCAGGCCGGGCGGCACTACTGGGAGGTGCGTGCGTCCAGCCACTCGGTGACGCTGGGCGTCGCCTACTCGGAACTGACGAGGCGCAAGCTGGGGCCCCACACGGACAACATCGGCCGCGGGCCCAGCTCCTGGGGGCTCTGCATTCAGGAGGACAGCGCCCAGGCCTGGCACAACGGGGAGGCCCGGCGCCTCCCAGGGGTATCAGGGCGGCTCCTGGGCGTGGATTTGGACCTGACCTCTGGCTGCCTCACCTTCTACAGCCTGGAGCCCGAGACCCAATCCTTGTATACCTTCCATGCCATCTTCACCCGGCCCCTCTACCCCGTATTCTGGCTCCTCGAGGGTAGGACCCTGACCCTGTGCCATCGGCCCGAGGCCAAGCTCCCTCCAGGGCTCCAGGAAGAGGCCTCAGGGCTCAGCTGA
- the TRIM65 gene encoding E3 ubiquitin-protein ligase TRIM65 isoform X2, with protein MGSQARSRRRRVERARWEWRLVGAEEGLSSSSSQAGHGSARRTRTRAPAVPLRGPGLPPARLGPPAAAMASQSMEDWLTCAICLGLYQDPVTLLCGHNFCWACIRDCWGRWEKVCPECRAPFPDSAELRRNVALSGVLEELRARPAPGPGPDPGPGPDPGPGPGPGPGACCPRHGRPLELFCRTEGLCVCSVCTVRECRLHERTLLDAERREREAQLRATLEVAQQQATQAESQLQELQQRSSQIQALEMQRDLALRDIEVAKTQALEQARDEKQRLQGHLEALSCCDHRIRNLLEQLDDRTFLQESQLLAPPGPLGPLTLPPWDEDQQLGGLKESLSQLCALLLEEGGHPGAPAEAADLGSMEAPGPLAPVPSLICPRRRKLWQNYRNLTFDPVSANRHFCLSQQDRRVKHCRKPQGPDGPGSFELWQVQCAQSFQAGRHYWEVRASSHSVTLGVAYSELTRRKLGPHTDNIGRGPSSWGLCIQEDSAQAWHNGEARRLPGVSGRLLGVDLDLTSGCLTFYSLEPETQSLYTFHAIFTRPLYPVFWLLEGRTLTLCHRPEAKLPPGLQEEASGLS; from the exons ATGGGAAGCCAAGCCCGCAGCCGTCGGCGCAGGGTGGAGCGGGCGCGCTGGGAGTGGCGGTTGGTCGGGGCGGAAGAAGGGCTGTCAAGTTCGTCTTCCCAGGCGGGTCATGGCTCCGCCCGCCGCACCCGCACCCGGGCGCCGGCGGTCCCTTTAAGAGGCCCCGGCCTTCCGCCCGCGCGCCTAGGGCCGCCCGCCGCCGCCATGGCTTCGCAGAGTATGGAGGACTGGCTGACCTGTGCCATCTGCCTGGGGCTCTACCAGGACCCGGTGACGCTGCTCTGCGGCCACAACTTCTGCTGGGCCTGTATCCGGGACTGCTGGGGCCGCTGGGAGAAGGTGTGCCCCGAGTGCCGGGCGCCCTTCCCCGACAGCGCCGAGCTGCGCCGCAACGTGGCTCTGAGCGGCGTGCTGGAGGAGCTGCGCGCCCGGCCGgcgcccggccccggccccgaccccggccccggccccgaccccggccccggccccggccccggccccggcgcgTGCTGCCCCCGGCACGGGAGGCCGCTCGAACTTTTCTGCCGCACCGAGGGCCTCTGCGTGTGCAGCGTGTGTACCGTGCGCGAGTGTCGCCTCCACGAGCGGACGCTGCTGGACGCGGAGCGCCGGGAGCGCGAG GCCCAGCTGAGAGCCACACTGGAGGTCGCCCAGCAGCAGGCCACCCAGGCTGAGAGCCAGCTACAGGAGCTGCAGCAGCGAAGCAGCCAGATCCAG GCCCTGGAGATGCAGCGGGACTTGGCTCTGAGGGACATCGAGGTGGCCAAGACACAGGCGCTGGAACAGGCCCGGGACGAGAAACAGCGACTGCAGGGCCACCTGGAGGCTTTGTCTTGCTGTGACCACAGGATTCGCAACCTCCTGGAGCAACTGGATGACCGGACCTTCCTCCAG GAATCACAGCTCCTGGCGCCCCCAGGCCCTCTAGGGCCACTGACTCTCCCGCCTTGGGACGAAGATCAGCAGCTTGGTGGCCTGAAGGAGTCACTGAGCCAGCTGTGTGCCCTCCTCCTGGAAGAGGGGGGCCACCCCGGAGCACCAGCCGAGGCTGCTGACTTGGGCTCCATGG AGGCCCCAGGTCCCCTGGCACCAGTCCCGAGCCTCATTTGTCCACGGAGGAGGAAACTCTGGCAGA ATTATCGCAACCTGACCTTCGACCCCGTCAGCGCCAACCGTCACTTCTGCCTGTCTCAGCAGGACCGGCGGGTAAAGCACTGTCGCAAGCCCCAGGGCCCAGATGGGCCGGGCAGCTTCGAGCTCTGGCAGGTGCAGTGTGCCCAGAGCTTCCAGGCCGGGCGGCACTACTGGGAGGTGCGTGCGTCCAGCCACTCGGTGACGCTGGGCGTCGCCTACTCGGAACTGACGAGGCGCAAGCTGGGGCCCCACACGGACAACATCGGCCGCGGGCCCAGCTCCTGGGGGCTCTGCATTCAGGAGGACAGCGCCCAGGCCTGGCACAACGGGGAGGCCCGGCGCCTCCCAGGGGTATCAGGGCGGCTCCTGGGCGTGGATTTGGACCTGACCTCTGGCTGCCTCACCTTCTACAGCCTGGAGCCCGAGACCCAATCCTTGTATACCTTCCATGCCATCTTCACCCGGCCCCTCTACCCCGTATTCTGGCTCCTCGAGGGTAGGACCCTGACCCTGTGCCATCGGCCCGAGGCCAAGCTCCCTCCAGGGCTCCAGGAAGAGGCCTCAGGGCTCAGCTGA
- the MRPL38 gene encoding large ribosomal subunit protein mL38 → MAATWWRVALYGSRRWRGFSTSAALSRRTAPLGPMPNEVIDVSNLERLKKYRSFDRYRRRAEQEARDPHWWRTYREHFGEESDPKDKIDIGLPPPKVCRTQQLSERKRVLRALRANVEEERAARLRTARIPLEAVRAEWERTCGPYHKQRLAEHYGLYRDLFHGATFVPRVPLHVAYAVGEDDLMPVYCGNEVTPTEAAQAPEVTYEADEGSMWTLLLTNLDGHLLEPDAEYLHWLVTNIPGHRVAEGQETCPYLPPFPARGSGFHRFAFLLFKQDKPIDFSGDTRPSPCYQLAQRTFHTFDFYKKHQDAMTPAGLAFFQCRWDDSVTHIFHQLLDMREPVFEFVRPPPYHPKQKRFPHRQPLRYLDRYRDSHEPTYGIY, encoded by the exons ATGGCGGCGACCTGGTGGCGAGTCGCGCTGTACGGAAGTCGGAGGTGGCGGGGCTTCAGCACCTCAG CCGCCCTGAGCCGCCGGACCGCTCCTCTGGGGCCGATGCCCAACGAGGTCATCGACGTGAGCAACCTGGAGCGGCTGAAGAAGTACCGCAGCTTCGACCGGTACCGGCGCCGGGCGGAGCAGGAGGCGCGGGACCCGCACTGGTGGCGGACCTACCGGGAGCATTTCGGGGAGGAGTCAG ATCCCAAAGACAAGATTGACATTGGGTTGCCTCCACCTAAGGTCTGCCGGACCCAACAGCTGTCGGAGCGGAAACGGGTCCTCCGGGCGCTGCGGGCCAACGTGGAGGAGGAGCGGGCCGCTCGCCTCCGCACAG CACGCATCCCGCTGGAGGCAGTGAGGGCTGAGTGGGAGAGGACCTGTGGCCCCTACCACAAGCAGCGTCTGGCCGAACACTACGGCCTCTATCGAGACCTGTTCCACGGGGCCACCTTCGTGCCCCGAGTCCCCCTGCATGTGGCCTACGCTGTAGGCGAGGACGACTTGATGCCTGTGTACTGCGGCAATGAGGTCACTCCAACTGAG GCTGCCCAGGCCCCGGAGGTGACCTATGAGGCAGACGAGGGTTCCATGTGGACACTGCTGCTCACCAACTTGG aTGGACACCTGCTGGAACCGGATGCCGAGTATTTGCACTGGCTGGT AACCAACATCCCGGGCCACAGGGTGGCTGAAGGACAGGAGACGTGTCCCTACCTGCCCCCCTTCCCTGCCCGAGGCTCCGGCTTCCACCGCTTTGCCTTTCTGCTCTTCAAGCAGGACAAGCCAATCGACTTCTCTGGGGACACCCGGCCCTCACCCTG CTACCAGCTTGCCCAGCGGACCTTCCACACTTTTGATTTCTACAAGAAACACCAAGATGCCATGACTCCAGCTGGCCTGGCCTTCTTCCAGTGCCGCTGGGATGACTCGGTCACCCACATCTTCCACCAGCTCCTGG ACATGCGAGAGCCTGTGTTTGAGTTTGTGCGGCCGCCCCCTTATCACCCTAAGCAGAAGCGCTTCCCCCACCGGCAGCCCCTGCGCTACCTGGACCGGTACAGAGACAGTCACGAACCCACCTATGGCATCTACTGA